The Corynebacterium tuberculostearicum genome window below encodes:
- a CDS encoding LysR family transcriptional regulator yields MDTRQLLYFRAVVDNGSFTHAAESLDMTQPSLSLSIRKLEKELNAQLLSRGRSGVSTTEAGDYVYETAVKVDALLSETQRHISEITGDKASTVSLASGAILNWEFTPSALAELKRIYPTANISLDDAEPATAIKHLLDGQVDLALLPTSDPKAFIRRYSPELTVHQVATFDYSVALPQRLAELESPVSLAELKKETWLVPPRSRELPELAEFYHDLWNSRPGLKPEKTQEVASLNSAIPMVSSGLGVSIVPNCAPAVQPHGIITRPIADDLPRYYAIVAYRTDRELTAAAQDLVDILRSPQHTLA; encoded by the coding sequence ATGGACACCCGTCAACTTCTTTATTTTCGCGCCGTTGTAGACAATGGCTCCTTCACGCACGCTGCCGAATCCCTCGATATGACCCAGCCGTCTCTGAGCCTTTCCATCCGGAAGCTAGAAAAGGAGCTCAACGCCCAGCTGCTCTCGCGCGGTCGCTCCGGTGTCTCCACCACTGAGGCTGGCGATTATGTCTACGAAACGGCCGTCAAGGTTGATGCGCTGCTGAGCGAAACCCAGCGCCATATCAGCGAAATCACCGGCGACAAGGCAAGCACCGTGTCGCTAGCCTCCGGCGCCATCTTGAACTGGGAATTTACCCCTTCCGCCCTGGCCGAGCTCAAGCGGATTTACCCCACCGCCAATATCTCGCTGGACGACGCCGAACCGGCCACCGCTATCAAGCACCTGCTGGATGGCCAGGTGGACCTAGCGCTCTTGCCGACGTCCGATCCGAAGGCCTTCATTCGCCGCTACTCCCCCGAGCTCACCGTCCACCAGGTGGCCACGTTCGATTATTCCGTCGCCCTTCCCCAGCGCCTCGCCGAGTTGGAATCCCCCGTCTCCCTCGCCGAGCTAAAGAAGGAAACTTGGCTTGTCCCACCGCGCAGCCGCGAACTTCCCGAACTGGCCGAGTTCTATCACGACCTCTGGAATAGCCGCCCGGGCCTCAAGCCGGAAAAGACCCAGGAGGTCGCCAGCCTCAATAGCGCGATTCCTATGGTCTCCAGTGGCCTCGGCGTCAGCATCGTGCCCAATTGCGCACCTGCTGTGCAGCCGCACGGCATTATCACTCGCCCCATTGCTGATGACCTGCCGCGCTACTACGCCATCGTGGCCTACCGCACGGATCGCGAGCTGACCGCAGCTGCCCAAGACTTGGTAGACATCCTGCGCTCGCCGCAGCACACCCTGGCTTAG
- the cmrA gene encoding mycolate reductase (Catalyzes the final step in mycolic acid biosynthesis.), whose product MSLPAPSRTSYALVTGASQGIGKAMAQDFAALGYNVILVARRREVLESIAAELEQRHNIEAIALPADLAVADDVARVAETIATREVSILVNSAGIASFGPFMDQDWSYETTQFELNGTAVHHLTRAALEQMLPRRSGAICNVGSAAGNIPIPNNATYVFTKAGVNAFTEALHYELKGSGVSCTLLAPGPVREATIAEEDQSIVDKVVPDFLWTTYESCSQETIEAMRRNQRRVVPGPLSKAMNTLSQVLPTPVIAPLVGSFYAKMG is encoded by the coding sequence ATGTCACTTCCCGCCCCTTCCCGAACGTCCTACGCCCTCGTTACGGGCGCCAGCCAAGGCATTGGCAAGGCCATGGCGCAGGATTTCGCCGCACTGGGATATAACGTCATCCTTGTGGCCCGCCGCCGCGAGGTCCTGGAGTCCATCGCCGCCGAGCTCGAGCAGCGCCATAATATCGAGGCCATTGCTCTACCGGCGGACCTAGCGGTAGCTGACGACGTCGCCCGCGTGGCCGAGACCATCGCCACCCGCGAGGTGTCGATCCTGGTCAATTCCGCCGGCATCGCCAGCTTCGGCCCCTTCATGGACCAAGACTGGTCGTACGAGACGACGCAGTTCGAGCTCAACGGAACTGCCGTCCACCACCTCACGCGAGCCGCCTTGGAGCAAATGCTGCCTCGCCGCAGCGGCGCTATCTGTAATGTCGGCTCTGCCGCGGGCAATATCCCCATCCCTAATAACGCCACCTACGTTTTCACCAAGGCGGGCGTCAATGCGTTTACGGAGGCCCTACACTACGAGCTGAAGGGCTCCGGCGTCTCGTGCACCCTGCTCGCCCCCGGCCCCGTGCGCGAGGCCACCATCGCAGAGGAAGACCAGTCGATCGTGGACAAGGTGGTACCGGACTTTTTGTGGACCACCTACGAGTCGTGCTCCCAAGAAACCATCGAGGCCATGCGCCGCAATCAGCGCCGCGTGGTGCCCGGCCCGCTATCTAAGGCGATGAATACCCTCAGCCAGGTGCTGCCCACCCCGGTGATTGCACCGCTGGTAGGCAGCTTCTACGCCAAGATGGGCTAG
- a CDS encoding alanine/glycine:cation symporter family protein, whose product MANFLDALNTVIWSPVLVFLCLGAGIYFTVVTRGLQVRCIPDMLKQIVNGEKSADGVSSFQSLMVSLSGRVGVGNIAGVATAIAFGGPGAVFWMWAVALLGSSTSFIESTLAQIYKEKDQDTGEYRGGPAYYIEKAYKHTKAAPFMVVYGIVFAVAMILATSYFLPAIQANAVAAAADTAWGINSTWAAVVLAGILAIIIIGGVKRIATFATIVVPFMAVIYLVISVVVMCMNFSQIPEVFGLIFRSAFNMEAGFSGMLGAAIMWGVKRGIYSNEAGQGTGPQSAAAAEVSHPAKQGFVQSFAVYVDTLFVCSATAFMIISTDMYAVFRGSSEDGEVVYNGSLPDGVEVGPGYVQSGLDSVFAGWGPTFIAVSIAFFAFTTVLAYYYMSEVNLTYFNRWVRSRTARRGLIWVLRALIIVSVVVGATTTPGAAWALGDIGVGTTAWLNIIAILFLQVPALKALKDYEKQKKAGKDPQFDPEALGIKNADFWVERKRARGEGSVLKNKDKDLEGAGA is encoded by the coding sequence ATGGCAAACTTCCTCGATGCCCTCAATACCGTAATTTGGTCCCCCGTCTTGGTGTTTTTATGCCTCGGCGCGGGTATTTATTTCACCGTGGTGACACGCGGCCTGCAGGTGCGCTGCATCCCGGACATGCTCAAGCAGATCGTTAACGGAGAAAAGTCCGCAGATGGCGTTTCTTCCTTCCAATCCTTGATGGTTTCGCTCTCCGGCCGCGTGGGCGTGGGCAATATCGCCGGCGTGGCCACAGCCATCGCCTTCGGTGGGCCTGGCGCCGTGTTCTGGATGTGGGCAGTGGCGCTGTTGGGCTCGTCCACCTCGTTCATCGAAAGTACGTTGGCGCAGATTTACAAGGAGAAGGACCAGGACACCGGTGAGTACCGCGGCGGGCCCGCCTATTACATCGAAAAGGCCTACAAGCACACTAAGGCGGCGCCTTTCATGGTGGTCTACGGCATCGTGTTTGCCGTCGCCATGATCTTGGCTACCAGCTACTTCCTGCCGGCAATCCAGGCCAATGCGGTGGCCGCCGCGGCCGATACCGCCTGGGGCATCAACTCCACCTGGGCAGCCGTCGTCTTGGCGGGCATTCTGGCCATCATCATTATTGGCGGCGTGAAGCGCATTGCGACCTTCGCCACCATTGTCGTGCCATTCATGGCGGTCATTTATCTCGTGATTTCCGTGGTGGTCATGTGCATGAACTTCTCGCAGATTCCGGAGGTCTTCGGGCTCATCTTCAGGTCCGCATTCAATATGGAAGCCGGATTCTCCGGCATGCTGGGCGCGGCCATCATGTGGGGTGTTAAGCGCGGCATCTACTCCAATGAGGCTGGCCAAGGTACCGGCCCGCAGTCCGCTGCAGCCGCCGAGGTTTCCCACCCCGCTAAGCAGGGCTTTGTGCAGTCCTTCGCGGTGTACGTCGATACGCTTTTCGTCTGCTCGGCTACCGCGTTCATGATTATTTCTACGGATATGTACGCCGTCTTCCGCGGCAGCTCCGAGGACGGCGAAGTGGTCTACAACGGCTCGCTTCCTGATGGCGTCGAGGTCGGCCCTGGCTACGTGCAGTCCGGTCTCGATAGCGTCTTCGCCGGCTGGGGCCCAACCTTCATTGCCGTCTCCATTGCCTTCTTCGCCTTTACCACGGTCCTGGCGTACTACTACATGTCCGAAGTTAACCTGACCTACTTCAACCGCTGGGTCCGCTCCCGCACGGCTCGCCGTGGCCTGATTTGGGTGCTGCGCGCACTGATTATTGTTTCTGTCGTGGTTGGCGCCACCACCACTCCGGGTGCGGCGTGGGCGCTGGGCGATATCGGCGTCGGCACGACCGCATGGCTCAATATCATCGCCATCCTCTTCCTGCAGGTCCCTGCCCTCAAGGCACTCAAGGACTACGAAAAGCAAAAGAAGGCCGGCAAGGATCCGCAGTTCGACCCAGAAGCTTTGGGCATTAAGAATGCGGACTTCTGGGTGGAGCGCAAACGAGCACGCGGCGAGGGCAGCGTGCTCAAAAACAAAGACAAGGACTTAGAAGGCGCCGGGGCCTAG